In Bacillus cytotoxicus NVH 391-98, the following are encoded in one genomic region:
- a CDS encoding nuclease-related domain-containing protein, with amino-acid sequence MIVKERKKPIYLRQLEALLRRLPANHPKRDRIAEKFAKQNAGYKGEQAVDYPLSFLPDKEYYILHDIRLFDQKHFFQIDTLIISSRFILFLEIKNITGTLFFDTEFHQLIRISEQHSEGFPDPILQIKRQEVQFRKWLHLYGISNLPIESLIVISTPRTIIKTSFHNPELLQNITHSANLPNKIKQLENVHVKKQLSAKKLEKLVEHIMIEHSPLQQNLLEQHNITKEELQKGIQCSECLSFVMMKVRTGWRCPKCNAFSIEAHTYAVQDYALLLGTTVTNRELKEFLNIESSSVIKRLMHMMQIPYTGEKKGRKYDLTAFKI; translated from the coding sequence ATGATTGTGAAAGAACGGAAAAAGCCGATTTATTTGCGTCAATTAGAAGCATTATTGAGAAGATTGCCTGCAAATCACCCAAAAAGAGATAGAATTGCTGAAAAGTTTGCGAAACAGAATGCTGGATATAAAGGAGAACAAGCGGTAGATTACCCGCTTAGCTTTCTACCAGATAAGGAGTATTATATTTTGCATGATATAAGACTCTTTGATCAGAAGCATTTTTTTCAAATTGACACCCTCATCATATCCTCACGCTTTATACTCTTTCTAGAAATTAAAAATATAACAGGGACATTGTTTTTTGATACGGAATTTCATCAGCTCATCCGCATATCAGAGCAACATTCAGAAGGATTTCCAGACCCGATATTGCAAATAAAAAGACAAGAAGTGCAATTTCGAAAGTGGCTTCATTTATATGGTATTTCTAACCTTCCAATTGAGTCCCTCATTGTGATTAGTACACCGCGTACAATTATTAAAACTTCATTTCATAATCCAGAACTTCTCCAAAATATTACCCATAGTGCAAATCTCCCAAATAAAATTAAGCAGTTAGAAAATGTACATGTAAAGAAACAGTTATCAGCCAAGAAATTAGAAAAATTAGTAGAACATATTATGATCGAACATTCCCCATTACAACAAAATCTTCTTGAGCAACATAATATTACAAAAGAGGAATTACAAAAAGGTATACAGTGTTCAGAATGTTTGTCTTTTGTAATGATGAAAGTAAGAACTGGATGGCGTTGTCCGAAGTGCAATGCTTTTTCCATAGAAGCACATACATATGCTGTGCAAGATTATGCGCTTCTTTTAGGAACGACGGTTACAAATAGAGAGTTAAAAGAATTTCTAAACATCGAATCCAGCTCAGTTATAAAGAGGTTAATGCACATGATGCAAATTCCGTACACAGGTGAAAAGAAGGGAAGAAAATATGATTTAACAGCCTTTAAAATATAA
- a CDS encoding 2,3-butanediol dehydrogenase, with the protein MKAAVWYGEKDIRIEEREVKELQPNDVKVKVAWTGICGSDLHAYLHPDSVPMNRNMVLGHEFSGEIVEVGSHVTKFKEGDRVCIYPMMLKDPSNAEIERFITLDAVGAQIDGGFAEYAILPQKTIFKIPDTLPLELAAMVEPAAVSFQSVKDSNVKEGDTIVVYGAGPIGLFAVLGAKAAGVSNIIVVDLLDSRLDKATELGATHVFNAREVNPVEEIRKLFPDGADVVFEAAGVESTFNQAIQSTKVRGTMMVISFHTQDIQFNAPSSLLFSGVKLMGSVGYSNETYNEVIELLANGRLPAQSIITSKVDIDNIAEQGFEALIHDKSQAKILVKLSGAH; encoded by the coding sequence ATGAAGGCTGCAGTATGGTATGGTGAAAAAGATATTCGTATTGAGGAAAGAGAAGTGAAAGAATTACAACCCAATGATGTGAAAGTTAAAGTAGCATGGACTGGTATTTGTGGTTCTGATTTACATGCATACTTGCATCCGGATTCAGTGCCAATGAATAGGAATATGGTACTCGGACATGAGTTTTCTGGTGAAATTGTAGAGGTAGGTTCTCATGTTACGAAATTTAAAGAAGGTGACAGAGTATGTATCTATCCAATGATGCTTAAAGATCCTTCAAATGCTGAAATTGAACGTTTCATCACTTTAGACGCGGTTGGAGCACAAATCGACGGAGGGTTTGCAGAATACGCGATACTTCCACAAAAAACGATTTTTAAAATTCCAGATACTTTACCACTAGAATTAGCAGCAATGGTAGAACCAGCAGCTGTATCTTTTCAATCAGTTAAGGATTCAAATGTAAAAGAAGGAGATACTATTGTTGTCTATGGCGCAGGTCCTATCGGGCTATTTGCTGTATTAGGGGCAAAAGCTGCAGGTGTTTCTAATATTATTGTTGTCGATTTATTGGATAGTCGACTCGACAAAGCAACTGAATTGGGTGCAACACACGTCTTTAATGCTAGAGAAGTGAACCCTGTTGAAGAAATTCGTAAATTATTCCCAGATGGAGCAGATGTTGTATTTGAAGCTGCAGGTGTTGAGTCAACATTTAATCAAGCCATTCAATCAACTAAAGTTCGTGGCACAATGATGGTTATCAGCTTTCACACCCAGGATATCCAATTTAATGCTCCTTCATCCCTACTCTTTAGCGGCGTAAAATTAATGGGATCTGTGGGATATAGCAATGAAACTTATAACGAGGTCATTGAATTACTTGCTAATGGAAGATTACCGGCGCAATCAATTATTACAAGTAAAGTTGATATAGATAATATTGCTGAACAAGGCTTTGAAGCATTAATTCATGATAAGTCTCAAGCAAAGATTCTAGTTAAATTAAGTGGCGCACATTAA
- a CDS encoding TetR/AcrR family transcriptional regulator: MSNFTRLRTKNIIKDAFMELLKEKTFSSITINHICEKAMIHRSTFYRHYEDKYVLFSEVSNSIAINLFEQTKQGSDLERTLFEEIIEYIDVNRTLFFNITSKNNSLELYEKLIQFGAENLYENSMEYNDPLSKRIQNSDYPRVLCDFYCSGFFEIIKKWIGNEYPYSKEELIQISKNL; this comes from the coding sequence TTGAGCAATTTTACACGTTTACGCACAAAAAACATAATAAAAGATGCGTTCATGGAATTATTAAAAGAAAAAACATTTTCATCCATCACAATTAATCATATTTGTGAAAAAGCAATGATTCATAGAAGCACATTTTACCGTCATTACGAAGATAAATATGTGTTATTTAGTGAGGTGTCAAATTCCATTGCAATAAACCTCTTTGAACAAACAAAGCAAGGTTCCGATTTAGAACGTACATTGTTTGAGGAGATAATCGAATACATAGATGTTAATCGTACATTGTTTTTTAATATTACCAGTAAAAATAATAGCCTTGAGTTATACGAAAAATTAATTCAGTTTGGTGCAGAAAATTTATATGAAAATTCAATGGAATATAATGATCCACTTTCCAAACGAATTCAAAACTCTGATTATCCAAGGGTACTATGTGATTTCTACTGTAGTGGTTTTTTTGAGATTATAAAAAAATGGATAGGAAATGAATATCCATATTCAAAAGAAGAATTAATTCAGATTTCTAAGAATTTATAG